One genomic segment of Ignavibacteriota bacterium includes these proteins:
- a CDS encoding polymer-forming cytoskeletal protein, with protein sequence MTKKENGYSEDVSILSDGVNIEGKITSNGNVRIDGKVNGDVIVKGNLTLGSAAEIKGQVSAKNMTASGKVEGVLKIEEKLTLEASSIIKGDIITKILVVVEGAKFDGKSSMTHSPLENSYSQSGTK encoded by the coding sequence ATGACTAAAAAAGAGAATGGATATTCCGAAGATGTAAGTATTTTAAGTGACGGAGTAAATATTGAAGGTAAAATTACAAGTAACGGTAATGTAAGAATAGATGGCAAAGTTAATGGAGACGTAATTGTTAAAGGAAATCTTACTCTTGGATCTGCGGCAGAAATAAAGGGACAAGTTTCTGCAAAAAATATGACAGCAAGCGGAAAAGTTGAAGGTGTTTTGAAAATTGAAGAAAAACTTACACTTGAAGCGTCATCAATAATTAAAGGTGATATTATTACAAAAATTTTGGTTGTTGTTGAAGGTGCAAAATTTGATGGTAAAAGTTCAATGACACATTCACCTTTAGAAAATTCATATTCACAAAGTGGAACAAAATAA
- a CDS encoding AtpZ/AtpI family protein, with translation MEQNNKIIKSYKEVGPYLGLGTQLAASIILMFFLGRWLDSKFHIDPVLTIIFSFFGGFVGIYNVIKSTIKLNKKKK, from the coding sequence GTGGAACAAAATAATAAAATAATAAAATCCTACAAAGAAGTAGGTCCGTATTTAGGATTAGGAACACAATTAGCGGCATCAATTATTTTAATGTTCTTTTTAGGCAGATGGCTCGATTCAAAGTTTCATATTGATCCGGTCTTAACAATTATTTTCAGTTTTTTTGGCGGATTTGTTGGAATTTATAATGTTATTAAATCCACAATAAAATTAAACAAAAAGAAAAAGTGA
- the atpB gene encoding F0F1 ATP synthase subunit A: MYSEEIKTVTDSLHTTASSQGEGGTGWIMHHIMDSNTLDFEPFFTIPLPHLSLFGFDISITKHIVFMWIAFALLVLIFNFVAKSYKKSLLPKGLSNVMEVLVLFVRDEIAKPTIGKGYEKFLPYLLTVFFFILVCNFLGLVPYGATATSNISVTATLAIISFIVIQAGGMMKNGAFGYFKGLIPSGVPGWLLPIMFVVEILGLFTKPFALAIRLFANMTAGHIVIMALLGLIFILQTFFVAPVSVAFALFIYLLEILVALIQAYIFTMLSSLFIGMAVHQDH; the protein is encoded by the coding sequence ATGTATTCTGAAGAAATTAAAACCGTTACTGATAGTCTACATACAACCGCAAGTTCGCAAGGCGAAGGTGGAACTGGTTGGATTATGCATCATATTATGGATAGTAATACGTTAGATTTCGAACCGTTTTTTACTATTCCATTACCTCATTTAAGCTTGTTTGGATTTGATATTTCAATTACCAAACATATTGTTTTTATGTGGATTGCTTTCGCACTTTTAGTTTTGATTTTTAATTTTGTTGCAAAATCTTATAAAAAATCATTATTGCCAAAAGGACTTTCAAATGTTATGGAAGTTCTTGTTTTATTTGTCAGAGATGAAATTGCAAAACCAACAATAGGAAAAGGTTACGAGAAATTTCTTCCATATCTCTTAACCGTATTTTTCTTTATTCTTGTTTGTAATTTCTTGGGATTGGTTCCTTATGGAGCAACGGCAACAAGTAATATTTCAGTAACAGCAACTTTAGCAATTATTTCTTTTATTGTTATTCAGGCTGGCGGAATGATGAAAAACGGTGCATTCGGATATTTCAAAGGATTAATACCAAGCGGAGTGCCGGGTTGGTTATTGCCAATTATGTTTGTCGTAGAAATTTTGGGATTATTTACAAAACCTTTTGCTCTTGCAATTAGGTTATTTGCAAATATGACTGCAGGACATATTGTAATTATGGCTTTATTAGGATTGATTTTTATTCTGCAAACATTTTTTGTAGCTCCCGTTTCGGTAGCTTTTGCTTTATTTATATATTTACTTGAAATTTTAGTTGCATTGATTCAAGCATATATTTTTACAATGTTGTCATCTTTATTTATTGGGATGGCAGTTCATCAAGACCATTAA
- the atpE gene encoding ATP synthase F0 subunit C, whose amino-acid sequence MEFAYLAAGLGAGLTIFGGALGIGKLAASAMEASGRQPEAAGDIRTSMIIAAALIEGISLFALVICILLALK is encoded by the coding sequence ATGGAATTTGCTTATTTAGCCGCTGGACTTGGAGCAGGATTAACAATTTTTGGTGGAGCATTAGGAATTGGAAAATTAGCTGCATCCGCAATGGAAGCAAGTGGTCGTCAGCCAGAAGCTGCCGGTGATATCAGAACTTCAATGATTATTGCAGCTGCACTTATTGAAGGTATTTCACTTTTTGCACTTGTAATTTGTATTCTTTTAGCTCTTAAGTAG
- the atpF gene encoding F0F1 ATP synthase subunit B, which yields MLLYSGGESSGSLLDVNPGLIFWTVVTFVLLLLVLKKMAWKPILNSLNERENFIKQSVEKAETAKKEAEILLEQNKLNLSKAENEAQKIIAQGRDYAESLKSQILDESKIEAKKMIENASLEIERKNAEAFNNLKEEVASIAVKAAEKILRSNLDKEKQEKVVNDFINDLSKN from the coding sequence ATGTTGCTATATTCCGGCGGAGAAAGTTCCGGAAGCCTATTAGATGTTAATCCGGGGTTAATTTTTTGGACTGTTGTAACTTTTGTATTATTGCTTTTAGTGCTAAAAAAAATGGCATGGAAACCAATTCTTAATTCACTAAATGAACGTGAAAATTTTATAAAACAATCGGTTGAAAAAGCAGAAACTGCAAAAAAAGAAGCTGAAATTTTGCTTGAACAAAACAAGTTGAATTTATCAAAAGCTGAAAATGAAGCTCAAAAAATTATTGCACAAGGAAGAGATTATGCCGAAAGTTTAAAATCTCAAATTCTTGATGAAAGTAAAATTGAAGCAAAAAAAATGATAGAAAATGCATCATTGGAAATTGAAAGAAAAAATGCCGAAGCCTTTAATAATCTTAAAGAAGAAGTTGCTTCTATTGCAGTAAAAGCTGCTGAAAAGATTTTGAGAAGTAATTTAGATAAAGAAAAACAAGAAAAAGTTGTTAATGATTTTATAAACGATTTATCGAAGAATTAG
- the atpH gene encoding ATP synthase F1 subunit delta codes for MSEFIVSTRYANALMGIAESNNLFSKIVEDIKFINLTLTDSKELRNLLHNPIVTPQKKVSILDEIFSSHVLKEVITFLNFLVEKGRENLLFDVTKRFLSLADEKLNNANIKIISAIELSKIQKESIEKKINEMLNKNVIAKYEIDSTIIGGFKAKFNDTIIDASIQHQLELLKKRLFDQSYLSN; via the coding sequence ATGAGTGAATTTATAGTTTCAACAAGATATGCTAATGCACTTATGGGAATTGCGGAATCAAACAATCTATTCTCAAAAATTGTTGAAGATATTAAATTTATTAATTTAACATTAACCGATTCAAAGGAATTACGAAATCTTCTTCATAATCCAATTGTAACTCCGCAAAAAAAAGTTTCAATTCTTGATGAAATTTTTAGTTCACATGTTTTAAAAGAAGTTATAACTTTTTTAAATTTTCTTGTTGAAAAAGGAAGAGAAAATCTTTTATTCGATGTTACAAAAAGATTTTTAAGTTTAGCTGATGAAAAATTAAATAATGCAAATATTAAAATTATTAGCGCTATTGAATTAAGCAAAATTCAAAAAGAAAGTATCGAAAAAAAAATTAATGAAATGCTTAATAAAAATGTAATTGCTAAATATGAAATTGATAGTACGATAATTGGCGGATTTAAAGCAAAGTTTAACGATACAATTATTGATGCTTCGATACAGCATCAATTAGAATTATTAAAAAAGCGTTTGTTTGATCAAAGTTACTTAAGTAATTAA
- a CDS encoding F0F1 ATP synthase subunit alpha, which produces MMAQVRPDEVSAILRKQLSGFDNEIDIYDVGTVLSVGDGIAQVYGLSQVMASELIEFPNDIIGMVLNLDEDSVGCVLFGDSSLIKEGDEVKRTKRVASIPVGEEFLGRVITPLGIPLDGKGPIQAKKYLPIERKALGVVARQPVTEPLQTGIAAVDAMIPIGRGQRELIIGDRQTGKTAVAIDTIINQKFTHTEEASANGIKPVYCVYVAIGQKASTVAQVVNKLEEHGAMAYTTVVSAASSDPAPLQYIAPYSGATLAEYFRDNGKHALAVYDDLSKQAVAYRELSLLLRRPPGREAYPGDIFYLHSRLLERASKLSDKLGGGSLTALPIIETQQGDVSAYIPTNVISITDGQIYLEPNLFNAGVRPAINVGISVSRVGGNAQIKAMKKVAGTLKLDLAQYRELEAFAKFGSDLDQATQRTLAKGERLVELLKQGQYNPIPVEKQVVSIFAATNGFMDSISVKDIKRFQKEMLEYIEVNNKSVLEEIRTKKQLNDEIIESVKKVVSEFISKFKKSE; this is translated from the coding sequence ATAATGGCTCAAGTTAGACCTGATGAAGTTTCTGCAATTTTGAGAAAACAATTATCTGGTTTTGATAACGAAATTGATATTTATGATGTGGGAACTGTATTGTCTGTTGGAGATGGAATTGCTCAAGTTTATGGACTATCTCAAGTTATGGCAAGTGAGCTTATTGAATTTCCTAATGATATCATTGGAATGGTTCTTAACTTAGATGAAGATAGTGTTGGTTGTGTTCTGTTTGGAGATAGTTCACTAATCAAAGAAGGTGACGAAGTAAAAAGAACAAAACGCGTTGCGTCTATTCCAGTTGGTGAAGAATTTTTAGGAAGAGTTATAACTCCGCTTGGTATTCCGTTAGATGGAAAGGGACCAATTCAAGCAAAAAAATATTTGCCAATCGAAAGAAAAGCATTAGGTGTTGTTGCACGCCAACCGGTTACTGAGCCTTTACAAACCGGTATTGCAGCAGTTGATGCTATGATTCCTATTGGAAGAGGACAAAGAGAATTAATTATTGGTGATAGACAAACCGGCAAAACGGCTGTTGCTATTGATACAATTATTAATCAAAAATTTACACATACAGAAGAAGCAAGTGCAAATGGAATTAAACCAGTTTATTGTGTTTATGTTGCTATCGGACAAAAAGCTTCTACTGTTGCACAAGTTGTAAATAAATTGGAAGAACATGGTGCAATGGCTTATACAACTGTTGTTTCTGCAGCAAGTTCTGATCCGGCTCCATTGCAATATATTGCTCCTTATTCCGGTGCAACTTTAGCAGAGTATTTTAGAGATAATGGAAAACATGCTTTAGCTGTTTATGATGATTTATCAAAACAAGCTGTTGCATATAGAGAACTTTCATTACTGTTAAGAAGACCTCCCGGACGTGAAGCGTATCCCGGTGATATTTTTTATCTTCATTCAAGATTATTGGAAAGAGCCTCAAAACTTAGTGATAAATTAGGCGGTGGAAGTTTAACTGCTTTGCCAATTATTGAAACTCAACAAGGTGACGTTTCTGCGTATATTCCAACAAACGTAATTTCTATTACCGACGGACAAATTTATCTTGAACCAAATTTATTTAATGCCGGAGTTCGTCCCGCAATAAATGTTGGTATAAGCGTTTCCCGTGTTGGTGGAAATGCACAAATTAAGGCTATGAAAAAAGTTGCCGGAACTTTAAAATTGGATTTAGCTCAATATAGAGAATTAGAAGCATTTGCAAAATTTGGTTCTGATTTGGATCAAGCAACACAAAGAACTTTGGCAAAAGGTGAAAGATTAGTTGAACTTTTAAAACAAGGTCAATACAATCCAATTCCGGTTGAAAAACAAGTTGTTAGTATTTTTGCCGCAACTAATGGTTTTATGGATAGTATTAGTGTTAAAGATATTAAAAGATTTCAGAAAGAAATGCTTGAATATATTGAAGTAAATAATAAAAGTGTACTTGAAGAAATTAGAACTAAGAAACAATTAAATGACGAAATTATTGAAAGTGTTAAAAAAGTAGTTTCGGAATTTATTTCAAAGTTTAAGAAAAGCGAATAA